The proteins below are encoded in one region of Plasmodium relictum strain SGS1 genome assembly, chromosome: 5:
- the Ub gene encoding ubiquitin, putative, whose amino-acid sequence MIFNLNFCIIFLFYFFVTYICRSIKLHDKSKLIKNNFMNISNTPVKTIRNKNNLKKYDVKKYNIMITYYDKSDIFHKSFFLSIDEKANIKDLKKKIENLHGIPTMFQEILYENKSLNDDLIIKNIIEDKKIKLLNFRLIPILPHIFNEEKNDEYEKENKKIRNLKDKLKYFGYITLLNEYKKLLKKLEEKKYIIKDVDIIESFKSFDKEFENTLKNNNISLEKIKKEIDDLRYIDKKKLLLRLEVDYPLMSSLLLDRIKQLIQFYYLGDVKSVIKFSIFFYILYKYANYPKNIKIFFLYLSIFILIAPCKYFYKIFHFLFFFVPQDILFSGFTNILSASYQQILMCQ is encoded by the exons aTGATTTTTAACTTAAacttttgtattatttttttattctatttttttgtaacatACATATGTAGAAGTATTAAATTACACGATAAAAGTAAACtaataaagaataatttCATGAATATCTCTAATACACCAGTTAAAAcaattagaaataaaaataatttaaaaaaatatgatgtaaagaaatataatataatgatTACTTATTATGATAAGTCAGATATTTTCcataaaagtttttttttatcaatagaTGAAAAGGCTAACATCAaggatttaaaaaaaaaaattgaaaatttacATGGAATACCAACAATGTTTCAAGAAATactatatgaaaataaatcattaaatgatgatttaattataaaaaatataattgaagataagaaaataaagctGTTAAATTTTCGTCTTATACCTATACTTCCACACATatttaatgaagaaaaaaatgatgaatatgaaaaggaaaataaaaaaattcgaaatttaaaagataaacTAAAATATTTTGGATATATAACCCTTcttaatgaatataaaaaattattaaaaaaattagaagaaaaaaaatatatcataaaaGATGTTGATATTATTGAATCGTTTAAGTCTTTTGATAAAGAATTTgaaaatactttaaaaaacAACAATATAAgcttagaaaaaataaaaaaagagatagATGATTTAAGatatattgataaaaaaaaattattgttgAGATTAGAAGTAGATTATCCATTAATGAGCAGTTTATTACTAGACAGAATAAAACAATtaattcaattttattatttaggTGATGTTAAATCAGTAATTAagttttctatttttttctacatattatataaatatgccAATTATCCAAAGAATATTAAAatcttctttttatatttatccatttttatattaatagcaccctgtaaatatttttataaaatttttcactttctttttttttttgttcctcaagatatattattttcag gATTCACAAATATTTTGTCTGCTTCTTATCAACAAATACTTATGTGTCAGTAA
- a CDS encoding eukaryotic translation initiation factor, putative encodes MLQTEKKWADIDVDDDESLIDNENKKKWEDIDADDDLENNKKLSYFTNYENGIKVVTKYSENLKKQTVKVTKKIKEVVIKKKLNKEINNRLNLKKFNVDNHNSVTVEPTDVINIEVPKNNPLDFLKDAEYDYLFAEQTNKTTKDLKNRFKILKDEEVDEVKAEDTSKTATRRDGLYYRSHDTQNKECTVRVTNLSEDVNENELSNLFGRVGNIVRMFLAKHKETQNSKGFAFITYSKREEAKRAIEKLNRHGFENLLLSVEWAKPSNR; translated from the exons aTGTTACAAACTG AAAAAAAGTGGGCAGATATTGATGTAGATGATGATGAATCATTAATCgataatgaaaata aaaaaaaatgggAAGATATAGATGCAGATGACGATTTAGAGAACAATAAGAAATTATCCTACTTTACAAACTACGAAAATGGAATAAAAGTTGTTACTAAATATTCTGAAAACTTAAAAAAGCAAACAGtcaaa gtaacaaagaaaattaaagaagttgttataaaaaaaaagttaaataaagaaataaataatcgacttaatttaaaaaaatttaatgttGACaat cATAATTCGGTTACAGTTGAACCTACCGATGTAATAAATATAGAAGTCCCAAAAAATAATCCATTAGATTTCTTAAAGGATGCTGAATATGATTATTTATTTGCTGAACAAACAAATAAAACAACAAAAGATTTGAAAAATAGatttaaaatattgaaaGATGAAGAAGTTGAT gaagTTAAAGCTGAAGATACTAGTAAAACTGCAACCAGAAGAGACGGACTATATTACAGATCACAC gaTACTCAAAATAAAGAATGTACTGTTCGTGTAACGAACTTAAGTGAAGATGTtaat gaAAATGAATTATCTAATTTATTTGGAAGAGTAGGAAACATTGTTAGAATGTTTTTAGCCAAGCATaa AGAAACACAAAACTCAAAAGGTTTTGCTTTTATAACATATTCTAAAAGAGAAGAAGCAAAGAGAGctattgaaaaattaaatagacACGGATTTGAAAACCTACTCTTGAGT gtGGAATGGGCAAAACCATCAAACAGATAA
- the PGM2 gene encoding phosphoglucomutase-2, putative, whose translation MYQKIFNKLNFAKNVKTNFYFQRKFSEAKKNIEVKYIKENKKKYVFYTAATSISLSIFLTYVYEKYILYKWNYKYDYYYNPNLKNIEKKENEKNEGKKDKTVLKNIILVRHGQYERKYKDNEESKHLTKEGCNQAEITGKKLKDILNNKKISVIYHSDIIRAKETAHIISKYFPEAKLINDPNLNEGTPYLPDPIPKNSKFDAQKIKEDNKRINKAYETYFYQPTGDEDEYQLVICHGNVIRYFLCRALQLPLFAWLRFSSYNCGITWLVLDDEGSVILREFGSVSHLPFESVTYF comes from the coding sequence ATGtatcaaaaaattttcaataaattaaatttcgCAAAAAATGTTAAgactaatttttattttcaaagaaaatttagtgaagcaaaaaaaaacattgaagttaaatatataaaagagaataaaaagaaatatgtattttataCAGCTGCTACTTCAATATCTTTATCAATATTTCTCACATATGtgtatgaaaaatatattctttataaatGGAATTATAAGtatgattattattataatccaaacttaaaaaatattgaaaagaAGGAAAACGAAAAAAATGAAGGCAAAAAGGATAAAACAgtattgaaaaatattatattagtTAGACATGGTCAGTATGAAAGAAAATACAAAGATAATGAAGAATCAAAACACTTAACTAAAGAAGGATGTAATCAAGCTGAAATAAcaggaaaaaaattaaaagacatattaaataataaaaaaattagtgtTATTTATCATTCAGATATTATAAGAGCTAAAGAAACAGCACATATAATAAGTAAATATTTTCCTGAAgcaaaattaataaatgatCCTAATTTAAATGAAGGTACTCCATATTTACCTGATCCTATTCCTAAAAACTCCAAATTTGATgcacaaaaaattaaagaagataataaaagaataaataaagcATATGAAACTTATTTTTACCAACCTACTGGTGATGAAGATGAGTATCAATTAGTAATTTGCCATGGAAATGTTAtaagatattttttatgtagaGCCTTGCAACTTCCTTTATTTGCCTGGTTAAGATTTTCAAGTTATAATTGCGGTATTACTTGGCTAGTTTTAGATGATGAAGGATCTGTTATACTGAGGGAATTTGGCTCTGTTTCTCATCTTCCTTTTGAAAGtgttacatatttttaa
- a CDS encoding 26S proteasome AAA-ATPase subunit RPT3, putative encodes MESFNKNITEEDYYLKLKNLKKQIDILNIQEEYIKEEHKNLKRELIRSKNEIKRIQSVPLIIGQFLDIIDNNYGIVSSTAGSNYYVRILSTLNKEDLKPSVSVALHRHSHSIVNILPSESDSSIQLLQVTEKPNVKYTDLGGLDTQKQEMKEAVELPLTCPELYEKIGIEPPMGILIYGPPGTGKTMLVKAVANETKVTFIGVVGSEFVQKYLGEGPRMVRDVFRLARENSPSIIFIDEVDAIATKRFDAQTGADREVQRILLELLNQMDGFDKSTNVKVIMATNRADTLDPALLRPGRLDRKIEFPLPDRKQKRLIFQTIISKMNVSSDVNIENFVVRTDKISAADIAAIAQEAGMQAIRKNRYIITANDFEQGYRTHVRKQLRDYEFYNI; translated from the exons atggaaagttttaataaaaatatcacAGAAGaagattattatttaaaattgaaaaatttaaaaaaacaaattgatattttaaatattcag gAAGAATATATCAAAGAGGAGCACAAAAATTTGAAAAGAGAATTAATAAGatcaaaaaatgaaataaaaagaatacaaAGTGTTCCCTTAATAATAGGACAATTTTTAGATATTATAGACAATAATTATGGGATAGTTAGTAGTACTGCAGGTTCTAATTATTACGTAAGAATATTATCAACATTAAACAAGGAGGATCTTAAACCATCAGTAAGTGTAGCATTACATAGACATAGTCATTCAATAGTAAACATTTTACCTTCTGAATCAGATAGTAGTATACAATTATTACAAGTGACAGAAAAACCAAATGTTAAATATACAGACTTAGGTGGTTTAGATACACAAAAACAAGAGATGAAAGAAGCAGTTGAATTGCCATTAACATGCCCAGagttatatgaaaaaataggAATAGAACCACCTATGGGAATATTGATATATGGACCTCCTGGTACTGGGAAAACAATGTTAGTTAAAGCTGTTGCTAATGAAACAAAAGTTACTTTTATTGGAGTTGTTGGTTCAGAATTTGTTCAGAAATATTTAGGAGAAGGGCCAAGAATGGTACGTGATGTTTTTAGATTAGCAAGAGAAAATTCACCatcaattatttttattgatgAAGTTGATGCAATTGCTACAAAAAGATTTGATGCTCAAACAGGTGCTGATAGAGAAGTTCAAAGAATACtattagaattattaaaCCAAATGGATGGTTTTGACAAATCAACAAATGTTAAAGTTATTATGGCTACGAATAGAGCTGATACTTTAGATCCAGCTTTATTGAGACCGGGAAGATTAGATAGAAAAATAGAGTTTCCTTTACCAGatagaaaacaaaaaaggtTAATTTTTCAAACTATTATTAGTAAAATGAATGTAAGTAGTGATGttaatattgaaaattttgTAGTCAGGACTGATAAAATTAGTGCAGCTGACATTGCTGCTATAGCACAAGAAGCTGGTATGCAAGCCATTAGAAAAAATCGTTATATTATTACTGCTAATGATTTTGAACAGGGTTATAGAACCCATGTTAGAAAGCAATTAAGAGATtatgaattttataatatataa
- a CDS encoding lysine decarboxylase-like protein, putative has protein sequence MEVHENIESDIESDGNEIKVNEIYNKSSFINSRGARLIRIMSEFVGVQDALKDEGIFFTVVVFGSSRSLSKEKYESKKRTFEKKLEYFNEKIRNNIELVDEELRKYNHIKKELENLQKLKWTIEYYKKIYELSKKLTLFFNTDEGQKTVNNISSHLPKVHNFFPNKKEEKNPHIFTVAICTGGGPGFMEAANKGSKEAGGKSMGFMISLPFEKGANPYVDIGLSFKFHYFFTRKFWLIYLSLAFIILPGGFGTLDEMMEILTLKQCKKFKRDVPIVLLGKKFWLDILNFQKLVDYGVISQKDLDCIFITDCVDEAYNFVISQLTNTPFLSDSIENST, from the coding sequence atggAAGTTCATGAAAATATAGAAAGTGATATAGAAAGTGATggaaatgaaataaaagtaaatgaaatatataataaaagtagTTTTATTAACAGTAGAGGGGCAAGATTAATTCGTATAATGTCTGAGTTTGTTGGTGTACAGGATGCATTAAAAGATGAgggtattttttttactgttGTAGTTTTTGGTTCATCTAGGTCTTTAAgcaaagaaaaatatgaatcaaaaaaaagaacttttgaaaaaaagctagaatattttaatgaaaaaataagaaataatattgaacTAGTAGATGAAGAACTAAGAAAATATAACcatataaaaaaggaattagAAAATctacaaaaattaaagtgGACTAttgaatattataaaaaaatatatgagcTTTCAAAGAAgttaactttattttttaacacTGATGAAGGTCAAAAAACAGTGAATAATATATCATCTCATTTACCAAAagttcataatttttttcctaataaaaaagaagaaaaaaatccTCATATTTTTACTGTTGCCATATGTACAGGAGGTGGGCCAGGATTTATGGAAGCAGCAAATAAAGGAAGTAAGGAAGCAGGTGGGAAATCTATGGGTTTCATGATTTCTTTACCTTTTGAAAAGGGAGCAAATCCTTATGTTGATATAGgtttatcttttaaatttcattatttttttacaagAAAATTTTGGCTTATTTATTTATCACTagcttttattatattaccTGGAGGTTTTGGAACATTAGATGAAATGATGGAAATTTTGACTTTAAAACAATGtaagaaatttaaaagagATGTACCGATTGTTCTTCTTGGAAAAAAATTCTGGTTAGATATTTtgaattttcaaaaattagTTGATTATGGTGTTATATCTCAAAAAGATTTAGATTGCATATTTATTACTGATTGTGTTGATGAAGCTTATAACTTTGTAATTAGTCAATTAACAAATACTCCCTTTTTATCTGATAGTATAGAAAATTCtacttaa
- a CDS encoding 50S ribosomal protein L10, putative encodes MFIKKINAKYFLFSLLLYFIYIKYTDYSKNFEKYNIYKNSIVISASPIKKRVTFLRRKGITCFLKSVFIKNSIEKKKIYKNIKFSLKSRKCDGYRNTREGKEETIRKIRRILKVTKLLIQLNSFKLTPNLRMDLLINMPRPHVRMHMVKNTLMKISVKNTPFEAITPYLKESNVYLFIMNENYISFTLYKNKIFGSMYKEYKLNNFIKLSVYENTVLDKKETEDLVNLKSYNVYFGHIINKINKIITNIPNSILQIPSSIARGIYLNSQKK; translated from the coding sequence atgtttataaaaaaaataaatgctaaatatttcttattttcattattattgtattttatttatattaaatatactgattattcaaaaaattttgaaaaatataacatatataaaaactcTATAGTTATATCAGCATCTCCAATAAAAAAGAGAGTTACGTTCTTAAGAAGAAAAGGAATTACTTGTTTCTTAAAAAgtgtttttattaaaaattcaattgaaaaaaaaaaaatatataaaaatataaagttttcTTTAAAAAGTAGAAAATGTGATGGATACAGAAATACGAGAGAAGGAAAAGAAGAAACTATCAGGAAAATTAGGAGAATTTTAAAAGTgacaaaattattaattcaaTTAAACAGTTTTAAATTAACACCGAATTTAAGAATGGATTTACTAATAAACATGCCTAGACCTCATGTACGTATGCATATGGTTAAAAACacattaatgaaaatttcaGTAAAGAATACCCCATTTGAAGCTATCACCccatatttaaaagaaagtaacgtttatttgtttataatgaatgaaaattatatatcGTTTActctttataaaaataaaatatttggtTCTATgtataaagaatataaacTTAATAACTTCATAAAATTATCAGTCTACGAAAATACAgttttagataaaaaagaaacagAAGATCTAGTAAATTTAAAATCAtacaatgtatattttggtcatattattaataaaattaataaaataataacaaatatACCTAATTCTATTTTGCAAATTCCTTCTTCTATAGCTAGaggaatatatttaaattctcaaaaaaaataa
- the USP13 gene encoding ubiquitin carboxyl-terminal hydrolase 13, putative has product MSDIKNIISSISTNINEPTKEDVIYLGECSITGHKDFFEDGIFIDLLSFESFSLNCLKYNYNRINKLNENKKHRFYLNIKKIKKLLETIEKSEVKNLNINCEGGFNEKKVYEYKFEYSIYDLETNTYIQLEELDDNIRKICNSIINHKNEVKKENLNKWVNEIKESKYAKNLVQLPNVKIKNENLQCAVCKAKKNIWLNLSDGYIGCGRKIFNYGGGCLNNEEGASLKHYYESGKQYPLVVKIGTITKEGEADVFSYADDENDSVLDPYIDVHLKNLGINIVNLQKTEITTLEKEIQENQNINFSSILDENVQTVCEQGKIGFINLGNTCYMNCALQVLLSIKDISYRYLNNIYDFLLSLDYKKKTHEDLFLQYAKLCYMVYQKDYIKKKKKYIKNFKEQCLERNVEVNYDSDIDEENCVSVDPSMFRNCINQKSNSFCNNSQQDIYEYLSYLINELINNENNIFERILKNNNNKRKLNETEENETENKKLNFPSSNSLNEISKTKNEGSLFNYFTFEIEQTIVSDESNKSVSSFQSIILSLDIPLDSSILKGSEDDLKNVKVSLIDCLKNYIKKDNIEEYYCQKEKKKICAQKYMKFKTFPPYLFIHLKRFYADENWCAKKINISVETDEHLNLEFMRAEVNLNNEVNESTNTNHKNESSKNESSILEEYNHVLESLLDLGFENDKAIEAIKKVKVKNVDNCISYIYGEDSVELDHESSYQKSEINSNNLDSIVSLGVKKEVAMASLLINKNDLQKSIDYIFSNLDILTESKCNLIINSHKCNDGLANYELVASIVHIGGNANSGHYICYIKDDSKWYVCNDNKIGLCNTNLGKDTAYIHLYKRV; this is encoded by the exons atgagtgatattaaaaatataatatcttCTATTTCTACTAATATAAATGAACCTACTAAAGAAGACGTCATTTATTTAGGCGAATGCAGTATAAC aGGACATAAAGATTTTTTTGAGGATGGAATATTTATTGATTTATTGTCTTTTGAGAGTTTTAGCTTGAActgtttaaaatataattataatagaataaataaattaaatgaaaataaaaagcacagattttatttaaatattaaaaaaataaaaaaattgttagaaacaatagaaaaaagtgaagtaaaaaatttgaatattAATTGCGAAGGTGGTTTTAATGAGAAAAAAGTGtatgaatataaatttgAATATTCAATTTATGATTTGGAGACTAATACTTATATACAATTAGAAGAGTTGGATgataatataagaaaaatatgtaacagtataataaatcataaaaatgaagtaaagaaagaaaatttaaataagtgGGTTAATGAGATAAAAGAAAGTAAATATGCAAAGAATCTAGTACAGCTTCCaaatgttaaaataaaaaatgagaaCTTACAGTGTGCAGTTTGTAaagctaaaaaaaatatttggtTAAATTTATCTGATGGATATATTGGATGTGGtcgtaaaatttttaattatggaGGAGGTTGTTTAAATAATGAGGAGGGAGCATCATTAAAACATTATTATGAAAGCGGAAAACAATACCCTTTAGTTGTTAAAATAGGTACTATTACTAAAGAAGGGGAAGCAGATGTTTTTTCTTATGCAgatgatgaaaatgataGTGTATTAGATCCTTATATAGAtgtacatttaaaaaatttaggtATAAATATTGTGAATTTGCAAAAAACAGAAATAACTACATTGGAGAAGGAAATACAAGAAAatcaaaatattaatttttcttctatacTTGATGAAAATGTACAAACAGTTTGTGAACAAGGGAAGATAGGCTTTATAAATTTGGGTAATACTTGTTATATGAATTGTGCATTGCAAGTTTTATTATCTATTAAAGATATAAGTTATAGAtacttaaataatatttacgactttttattaagtttagattataaaaagaaaacacatgaagatttatttttacaatatgCTAAGTTATGCTATATGGTATATCAAAaagattatataaaaaaaaaaaaaaaatatattaaaaattttaaagaacaGTGTTTAGAAAGAAATGTAGAAGTAAATTACGATAGTGACATTGATGAAGAAAATTGTGTAAGTGTTGATCCATCTATGTTTCGAAATTGTATCAATCAAAAAAGTAATTCTTTTTGTAACAATAGCCAACAAGatatttatgaatatttGTCATATTTAATCAATGAGTTAATAAATAacgaaaataatatatttgagagaatattaaaaaataataataataaaagaaaattgaaTGAAacagaagaaaatgaaactgaaaataaaaaattaaatttccCTTCATCTAATTCTCTAAATGAAATTtctaaaacaaaaaatgaaggatcactttttaattatttcacTTTTGAAATAGAACAAACAATAGTAAGTGATGAAAGTAATAAAAGTGTAAGTTCTTTTCAAAGTATTATATTATCTTTAGATATTCCACTAGACAGTTCTATATTAAAGGGAAGTGaagatgatttaaaaaatgtaaaagtTTCTTTAATAGATtgcttaaaaaattatattaagaaGGATAATATAGAGGAATATTATtgtcaaaaagaaaaaaaaaaaatatgtgctcagaaatatatgaaattcAAAACATTTCCTCCTTATCTTTTTATTCATCTTAAACGTTTTTATGCAGATGAAAATTGGTgtgcaaaaaaaattaatatttctgTTGAAACGGATGAGCATTTAAATTTGGAATTTATGAGGGCAGAAGTAAACCTAAACAATGAAGTAAATGAGAGTACTAATACAAAtcataaaaatgaaagttCCAAAAATGAAAGTTCTATTTTGGAAGAATATAACCATGTTTTAGAGTCCTTATTAGATTTAGGTTTTGAAAATGATAAAGCAATTGAAGCCATTAAAAAAGTTAAGGTAAAAAATGTTGACAATTGCATATCGTATATTTATGGTGAAGATTCAGTAGAATTAGATCATGAATCAAGTTACCAAAAATCAGAAATAAACTCTAATAATTTAGATTCTATTGTTAGTCTAGGagtaaaaaaagaagtagCAATGGCGtctcttttaataaataaaaatgatttacaAAAATCGATTGATTacattttttcaaatttagaTATTTTAACAGAAAGTAAATgcaatttaattataaatagtCACAAATGTAACGATGGTTTag ctAATTATGAATTAGTAGCATCAATAGTACACATAGGAGGCAATGCCAATTCTGGCCATTATATATGCTATATAAAAGATGATTCTaa gtGGTATGTGTGCAATGACAATAAAATTGGTTTGTGTAATACAAATTTAGGTAAAGATACAgcatatattcatttatataaaagagtataa